A window from Roseburia sp. 499 encodes these proteins:
- a CDS encoding HAD family hydrolase: protein MIRNIIFDVGNVLVEYSWERMLKALHITGEAYDAVAKATALSPMWNELDRSRMSDEAILEGFIQNAPEYEKEIRLVWDNIPESIHCYDYSVEWVRKFKKKGYKTYILSNYSRRGYEMTKQELPFVSDMDGVVFSFEVCQTKPEPEIYQTLFEKYNLKPEECVFMDDNEKNVIAAREAGMQAIWFKNKEQAETELEKLGVDIS from the coding sequence ATGATTCGTAATATTATCTTTGATGTAGGAAATGTGTTAGTGGAATACAGCTGGGAGCGGATGCTTAAGGCATTACATATTACGGGAGAAGCATATGACGCTGTTGCGAAAGCAACAGCGTTATCTCCTATGTGGAATGAATTGGACCGAAGCCGTATGAGTGATGAAGCGATTTTAGAAGGTTTTATCCAGAATGCCCCGGAGTATGAGAAGGAAATTCGTCTAGTCTGGGATAATATTCCCGAGAGTATTCATTGCTACGATTATTCAGTAGAGTGGGTGAGAAAATTCAAGAAAAAAGGTTATAAGACCTATATTTTATCCAATTATTCCAGACGTGGATATGAGATGACCAAACAGGAACTTCCATTTGTGTCAGATATGGATGGTGTTGTATTTTCTTTTGAAGTATGCCAGACGAAACCGGAGCCGGAGATTTATCAGACACTGTTTGAGAAATATAATTTGAAACCGGAAGAGTGTGTTTTTATGGATGACAATGAGAAGAATGTTATAGCAGCAAGAGAGGCTGGTATGCAGGCAATCTGGTTTAAAAATAAAGAGCAGGCAGAAACAGAACTAGAAAAACTTGGAGTAGATATATCATAA
- a CDS encoding LysR family transcriptional regulator: protein MDINLEYYKIFYYVGKMKSITLAAEELSVSQPAVSQAIKNLEEALGSPLFVRTPKGVRFTTEGEMLYSFVQRGYEYIQQGERKFKEMLELETGEIRIGASDMTLQFYLLEMLEQFHRCYPGIKVTVTNAPTPETLKHLQDGKIDFGVVSTPIISKHDWKIEAVRTIEDVFVAGKNFGELKGKTLTYAQLEKLPIMCLEGTTSTRNYVDGFLKENGVVLHPEFELATSNMLIQFAVKGLGIASVVKDFATDYLKSGELFLLEFEEKIPKRKICVVTDERIPMSAAAQQLLNMMGKDK from the coding sequence ATGGATATTAATCTGGAATACTACAAAATATTTTATTATGTTGGAAAAATGAAAAGTATTACATTAGCGGCAGAAGAATTGTCAGTTTCACAACCAGCCGTAAGTCAGGCAATAAAGAATCTGGAAGAGGCACTTGGAAGTCCTTTATTTGTAAGAACTCCAAAGGGAGTACGATTTACCACAGAAGGAGAAATGCTATATTCTTTTGTGCAGCGAGGTTACGAATATATTCAGCAAGGAGAACGAAAGTTTAAAGAGATGCTGGAACTAGAAACGGGTGAGATTCGTATTGGTGCCAGTGATATGACACTGCAGTTCTATCTGTTGGAGATGCTGGAGCAGTTTCACCGATGTTATCCGGGAATAAAAGTAACAGTAACCAATGCACCAACTCCTGAGACTTTAAAGCATCTTCAGGATGGGAAAATTGATTTTGGTGTGGTAAGTACACCGATTATCAGTAAACATGACTGGAAAATAGAAGCAGTTCGCACTATAGAAGATGTATTTGTGGCAGGAAAGAACTTTGGGGAACTAAAAGGAAAGACGTTGACGTATGCCCAGTTGGAAAAACTTCCGATTATGTGTCTGGAGGGGACAACGTCTACCAGAAATTATGTAGATGGTTTTTTAAAGGAAAACGGAGTAGTGTTGCATCCGGAATTTGAACTTGCAACCAGCAATATGCTGATTCAATTTGCTGTAAAAGGATTGGGAATTGCAAGTGTGGTAAAAGATTTTGCCACAGATTATTTAAAATCAGGGGAACTGTTTTTACTCGAATTTGAAGAAAAGATTCCAAAAAGGAAAATCTGCGTGGTTACAGATGAAAGGATACCTATGTCTGCCGCGGCACAACAGTTACTAAATATGATGGGAAAAGATAAGTAG
- a CDS encoding adenylosuccinate synthase, which yields MVKAVVGANWGDEGKGKITDTLAKEADIIVRFQGGANAGHTIVNDYGKFALHSLPSGVFYNHTTSIIGNGVALNIPVLFKEIQSIVDRNVPMPKILVSDRAQIVMSYHILFDQCEEERLGKKSFGSTKSGIAPFYSDKYAKIGFQVSELFDEELLKEKVERVCETKNVILEHLYHKPALKPEDLLEELHSYREMVEPYVCDTSAYLYEAIKAGKNILLEGQLGSLKDPDHGIYPMVTSSSTLAAYGAIGAGIPPYEIKKVITVCKAYSSAVGAGAFVSEIFGDEADELRRRGGDGGEFGATTGRPRRMGWFDVVASKYGCRIQGTTDVAFTVLDVLGYLDEIPVCVGYEIDGEVTTEFPTTAKLEKAKPVLEKLPGWKCDIRGIKKYEDLPENCRKYIEFVEEKIGFPITMVSNGPGRDDIIYR from the coding sequence ATGGTAAAGGCTGTTGTTGGAGCCAACTGGGGCGATGAAGGAAAAGGAAAGATTACAGATACGCTGGCAAAGGAAGCAGATATTATTGTACGTTTCCAGGGAGGCGCGAATGCAGGACATACAATCGTAAATGATTACGGTAAGTTTGCATTACATTCTCTTCCAAGTGGTGTATTCTATAATCATACCACAAGCATTATCGGAAACGGAGTAGCATTGAACATCCCGGTATTATTTAAAGAGATTCAGTCCATTGTGGATAGAAATGTCCCAATGCCGAAGATTCTTGTATCCGACCGCGCACAAATAGTAATGTCTTATCATATTTTGTTTGACCAGTGCGAGGAAGAACGTCTGGGCAAGAAATCTTTTGGTTCCACAAAGTCAGGAATTGCTCCATTTTATTCTGATAAATATGCAAAAATCGGATTTCAAGTCAGTGAGTTGTTTGATGAGGAATTGTTAAAGGAAAAGGTAGAGCGTGTCTGCGAAACTAAAAATGTCATTTTAGAGCATTTGTATCATAAGCCGGCACTGAAGCCAGAGGATTTGTTAGAAGAACTTCACAGTTATAGAGAAATGGTAGAACCGTATGTATGTGATACTTCTGCTTATCTTTACGAAGCAATTAAGGCAGGAAAGAATATTTTGTTAGAGGGGCAGTTAGGTTCCTTAAAGGATCCGGATCATGGTATTTATCCAATGGTAACGTCTTCTTCCACATTAGCAGCTTACGGTGCAATTGGAGCAGGAATTCCACCTTATGAGATAAAGAAAGTAATTACAGTATGTAAGGCATATTCTTCTGCCGTTGGAGCAGGCGCATTTGTCAGTGAGATTTTCGGTGATGAGGCAGACGAATTAAGACGCCGCGGTGGTGATGGCGGAGAATTCGGTGCGACTACCGGACGTCCAAGACGTATGGGATGGTTTGATGTGGTAGCAAGTAAGTATGGTTGCCGTATTCAGGGAACAACAGATGTTGCCTTTACAGTATTGGATGTACTTGGATATTTAGATGAGATTCCGGTTTGTGTAGGATATGAAATTGACGGAGAAGTAACGACAGAATTCCCAACTACTGCGAAGTTGGAGAAGGCAAAACCGGTATTGGAAAAACTGCCAGGATGGAAATGTGATATCCGTGGTATCAAGAAATATGAAGATTTACCGGAGAACTGCCGTAAGTATATTGAGTTTGTAGAAGAAAAGATTGGCTTCCCAATTACCATGGTTTCTAATGGTCCGGGAAGAGATGACATTATCTATCGATAA